One window from the genome of Selenomonadales bacterium encodes:
- a CDS encoding MBL fold metallo-hydrolase, giving the protein MKLTFCGAAQVVTGSCFLLETEKQKYLIDCGMFQGSKTVRSYNYRDFLFSPNAIDAVILTHAHIDHSGLLPKLCKEGFRGKIYTTKATSELSAVMLPDSAHIQEYDTLQENRKRERAGKPLLQPMYTVDDANACLQHFKAVHYGDTITLSDTVRVCFKDAGHILGSSIVEVYVTENGETTKLVFSGDLGQPDQPIINDPTAIADADYIICESTYGNRLHETKEKEERLAEIINDTLARGGNVIIPSFAVGRAQSILYYLAHLWRDGKIPDVPIILDSPLAIEATRIFGRNTDVFDEESTAMLDGPDGVMELPQLVMSKTAEESKQINERQGSAIIISASGMADAGRILHHLKYNLWRPESSILFVGYQAEGSLGRRLLEGAKRVKLLGVETVVRASIYNMDGFSAHADKNQILAWMKNFDKERLNNVFLVHGELPAQLELGEAVANEIGVPFDIPQYGDSAIIEGKSFHIEAAEIEDVAPQTRDLIEYFKVLESEYRQMRRSVIARIAEKPEELPKIIQIHDKAIKYWKKMMNAL; this is encoded by the coding sequence ATGAAACTTACATTTTGCGGGGCGGCTCAAGTTGTAACGGGGTCGTGTTTTTTATTGGAAACAGAAAAACAAAAATATTTGATCGATTGCGGGATGTTCCAAGGTTCTAAGACGGTTCGTTCCTACAACTATCGTGATTTTCTCTTTTCGCCGAATGCGATCGATGCCGTCATCTTGACGCATGCGCATATCGACCATAGCGGTCTGTTGCCGAAACTGTGCAAAGAAGGTTTCCGCGGTAAGATCTATACGACGAAAGCGACGAGCGAGCTTAGTGCCGTCATGCTTCCCGACAGTGCGCATATCCAAGAATATGATACACTGCAAGAGAATCGCAAGCGTGAACGTGCGGGCAAACCGCTGCTTCAGCCGATGTATACAGTCGATGATGCGAATGCTTGTTTGCAGCATTTCAAGGCGGTGCATTACGGTGATACGATAACACTCAGCGATACGGTGCGTGTATGCTTCAAAGATGCAGGCCACATTCTCGGTTCGAGTATCGTAGAAGTCTACGTAACAGAAAACGGCGAAACGACGAAACTCGTCTTTTCGGGTGACTTGGGACAGCCCGATCAGCCGATCATCAACGATCCGACTGCTATTGCAGATGCCGACTATATCATCTGTGAATCGACATACGGCAATCGCTTGCATGAAACGAAAGAAAAAGAAGAACGCCTTGCTGAGATCATCAACGATACGCTCGCGCGCGGCGGCAACGTCATCATTCCGTCGTTCGCCGTAGGACGTGCGCAGTCTATTCTCTATTACTTGGCGCATCTGTGGCGTGACGGCAAGATTCCCGATGTGCCGATCATTCTCGACAGTCCGCTTGCTATTGAAGCGACACGTATTTTCGGACGCAATACCGACGTTTTCGATGAAGAATCGACGGCAATGCTTGACGGCCCTGATGGCGTGATGGAGCTTCCGCAGCTCGTGATGAGCAAGACGGCAGAAGAATCGAAACAGATCAATGAGCGTCAAGGCTCTGCTATCATCATCTCGGCGAGCGGTATGGCCGATGCAGGTCGTATCCTTCACCACTTGAAATATAATCTGTGGCGCCCCGAGAGCAGTATCTTGTTCGTCGGATATCAGGCGGAAGGTTCGCTTGGCAGACGCCTTTTAGAAGGTGCCAAACGTGTAAAACTCCTCGGCGTCGAAACGGTCGTTCGTGCATCCATTTATAATATGGACGGATTCTCGGCACATGCCGATAAGAACCAGATCCTTGCATGGATGAAGAACTTCGATAAAGAACGCCTTAATAACGTATTCTTGGTACACGGCGAGCTGCCTGCGCAATTGGAGCTTGGCGAAGCCGTTGCCAATGAGATCGGGGTGCCGTTCGATATTCCGCAGTACGGCGACAGTGCCATCATTGAAGGCAAGTCCTTCCACATCGAAGCGGCTGAGATCGAAGATGTTGCGCCGCAGACGCGAGATCTCATCGAATACTTCAAAGTGCTTGAGTCGGAATACCGTCAGATGCGCCGCAGTGTGATCGCACGGATCGCGGAAAAACCGGAAGAACTTCCGAAGATCATACAGATCCACGACAAAGCGATAAAATATTGGAAAAAAATGATGAATGCTCTGTAA
- the murB gene encoding UDP-N-acetylmuramate dehydrogenase codes for MTEKMNMKFEEGLLKILQPSQILKQEAMALHTTFRIGGPADYFLLPSSVEEVASVIALAKETDMPILCLGNGSNLLVRDGGIRGAVLHFGKEMSDIRQEGNTLIVGAGCMLKDIAAAAAEAKLAGFEYFVGIPGSIGGAVFMNAGAYGGEIESVVSAVTAVCPNGQIRRYTREELEFGYRHSTFQENGCAICEVEITLTDGEEAVIQEKLDDLTERRESRQPLDMPSAGSTFKRPVGYFAGTLIDQTGLKGLRVGGAEVSKKHAGFVVNAGGATAKDVVGLIQEVQRRVYEAHGVRLEPEVKMIGEE; via the coding sequence ATGACCGAAAAGATGAACATGAAATTTGAAGAAGGCTTGTTAAAGATATTACAGCCGTCTCAAATATTGAAACAGGAAGCGATGGCCTTGCATACGACGTTTCGTATCGGTGGGCCTGCCGATTATTTCTTATTGCCGTCGAGCGTAGAAGAAGTGGCATCTGTCATCGCTTTGGCAAAAGAGACCGATATGCCGATCTTGTGCTTGGGCAATGGGTCGAACCTCTTGGTGCGTGACGGCGGTATTCGTGGTGCTGTGCTCCATTTCGGAAAAGAGATGAGCGATATCAGACAAGAAGGCAATACGCTTATCGTCGGTGCAGGTTGCATGCTGAAGGATATTGCTGCAGCTGCTGCCGAGGCGAAACTGGCGGGATTTGAATACTTTGTCGGGATACCGGGCAGTATCGGTGGTGCCGTATTTATGAATGCAGGTGCATACGGCGGTGAGATCGAGAGCGTTGTGTCGGCAGTAACGGCTGTCTGCCCGAACGGACAGATCCGTCGGTATACGCGCGAGGAACTTGAATTCGGATATCGTCACAGTACGTTCCAAGAGAACGGCTGTGCCATCTGTGAAGTAGAGATCACACTGACAGACGGTGAAGAGGCTGTTATCCAAGAAAAACTGGACGATCTGACCGAACGCAGAGAGTCGCGTCAACCGCTCGATATGCCGAGTGCAGGCAGTACATTCAAGCGTCCCGTAGGATATTTTGCGGGAACGCTTATCGACCAGACAGGGCTTAAGGGACTGCGTGTCGGCGGTGCGGAAGTGTCGAAAAAACATGCGGGATTCGTTGTTAATGCGGGCGGAGCAACGGCAAAAGATGTCGTTGGGTTGATTCAAGAAGTACAGCGACGTGTCTATGAAGCGCACGGTGTACGACTGGAACCCGAAGTGAAAATGATAGGTGAAGAATGA
- the trmL gene encoding tRNA (uridine(34)/cytosine(34)/5-carboxymethylaminomethyluridine(34)-2'-O)-methyltransferase TrmL codes for MHIVLVEPEIPGNTGNIARLCAATGTELHLVHPLGFSVDDKHLKRAGLDYWHLLTVHHHDSIEEVLEKYEGKNFYFNTTKAEKHHTDVTFTQDDFLVFGKETAGLPESLLARYPESCIRIPMIEDARSLNLSNAAAVVVYEALRQTEFFKLR; via the coding sequence ATGCATATTGTATTGGTAGAACCTGAGATCCCCGGCAATACGGGTAATATCGCGCGTTTGTGTGCGGCAACAGGTACCGAGCTTCATTTGGTACACCCGTTGGGATTTTCGGTCGATGATAAACATTTGAAACGTGCAGGCCTTGATTATTGGCATTTGCTGACGGTTCATCACCATGACAGCATCGAAGAGGTGCTTGAAAAGTACGAAGGAAAGAATTTTTATTTCAATACGACGAAAGCCGAAAAACATCATACAGATGTTACATTTACGCAGGATGATTTTCTCGTGTTCGGCAAAGAAACGGCAGGACTTCCCGAATCTTTGCTCGCGCGTTATCCTGAATCGTGTATTCGTATCCCGATGATCGAAGATGCTCGTTCGCTCAACTTGTCGAACGCGGCGGCTGTCGTTGTGTACGAAGCACTTCGTCAGACAGAGTTTTTTAAACTGCGCTGA